The Mucilaginibacter rubeus genomic interval CACCTACTTTGTGAACCACCAGCTGATCGCCGGGATTGAGCGCAGGGAGATTGATACTTTCCCTGATCACATCGATATTCATGCAAAGCGGTCCGTATATCACCATGTTTTCGTTATGCGCCACAAAATCCTGAGCAGGGCTTACCTGGTGTTCATACCAGAAGGATGTAAACAATATATTTACCCCAAAATCAACAATTGTAGCGGCCTTACCGTTAGCCAAACGTTTATTGGCTATAACTGTGCCCAGCAGGTAACCGGCATCATCTATCAATACGCGGCCGCTTTCCAGTATCAGCAAGGGCAAATCATCATTGGCAAAACCAAAATTGAGCAGGGCAGAGGTGATTACTTCCGCAAAATCATCAACCGTTGGTACGGTATCATTTCCCGGCAGGTACGCACCTTTCAGGGTATTGGTTGATGGAAAGCCGCCACCCAGGTCAAGATATTCTATTTTTTGATTTAACTGGGTTTGACAGCTTACTGCAAGTTCGGCCAGTTTATTGGCGGCAATTCCGTAAGCATCAGTGGAGAGCATATAGGTGCCTATATGGCAATGTAATCCTACCAGTTGTAGACTCCCGGAAGTAATGATCTTGTTAATTGCCGACCAGGCCTCTCCGTTTTCGTAGTTAAAGCCAAAGCGGTCCCAAAGCGGGTAAACACCGGTATCCATATTTACGCGGATGGCTACACGTGGTTTATTGCTGAGGTTTTTGCTGAGGTTTAGCAACTGGGTAAGCTCGTCAAAATGATCAATGTGGATCATGGAATCGTGCTCGATAGCCAGTTGCAGGTCATCTGACGATTTGCCGGGGCCGTTAAAGATGATCTTGTTACCGGGTACGCCGTTGTCTAATGCCTTACGATATTCAAAGCCCGAAACTACCTCGGCCCAGCTGCCTTCCTGGTGAAAAATCTGGCAAACAGCATTGAGGTAATTGGTTTTA includes:
- a CDS encoding alanine racemase; the encoded protein is MEKLPYQKPYIKKLHAGAMNKFGTRTGVQPVKSIDGVSVKSLIENYGSPVFVLSEKQIRRNYRAAYRAFSTRYPKVQFAWSYKTNYLNAVCQIFHQEGSWAEVVSGFEYRKALDNGVPGNKIIFNGPGKSSDDLQLAIEHDSMIHIDHFDELTQLLNLSKNLSNKPRVAIRVNMDTGVYPLWDRFGFNYENGEAWSAINKIITSGSLQLVGLHCHIGTYMLSTDAYGIAANKLAELAVSCQTQLNQKIEYLDLGGGFPSTNTLKGAYLPGNDTVPTVDDFAEVITSALLNFGFANDDLPLLILESGRVLIDDAGYLLGTVIANKRLANGKAATIVDFGVNILFTSFWYEHQVSPAQDFVAHNENMVIYGPLCMNIDVIRESINLPALNPGDQLVVHKVGAYNMTQWMQFITLRPAVVLIDEKLRTHLIRKNETLEYTAEPELVPAHLNNNK